From the Danaus plexippus chromosome 5, MEX_DaPlex, whole genome shotgun sequence genome, one window contains:
- the LOC116768932 gene encoding TELO2-interacting protein 1 homolog isoform X1, which yields MQNLEQLHKMNAHLKEAFTRIKPICDMVMVNPSPEHITAFAALVGELKMEIIQELQQYMLFPFITHLQSKEMETKYEMQGLLIDSMREVLQRVCVTSFEMCMKIEMGLLSLVFEKPKPGMIADVPEELKLSVMQCLTVLMLHIDQPTRVKMLENQVPLLAQAVFVSVHLAKLEKLRSLRLAAITCLCAHTGCHPQQTDARGLVPDPAIETAVLGLLACILPGVLAALQDVAMSDNPGHAVVVAALNATHRVLCLTMHNKHLATKEKITADDFVAMLAEKAKPSNDVSKESIRDSRLGAIIAARDYHSLAEFIRSGRDQTDPPRRERKIPKQKKNRNQNANQKNVNYMERLGSYERTPNTSQNAAKAPRDIPKRTSEWYTMAGDKLAIVIKSLIPLVSHEHFKVRKELAILCYRIISECSATMQPSLPMSLDVLISLCHDSYQEVSDYCDAALKAQFSNPERETMDSLCENFFATINCLPRIMNNIDENRKLSALNLIAGYLTILCDGGRPQRLTSLLTASDGFDRVCDALIATADMYTDLSLLARPAGGDITGMSSCELSGPCPWRRLRHLSPAGSQQLQGLLASLGAAECAELLLDRFLELFHERRSCDLIYIINYLGSGPDSNPDLARRIISVYITEDVWYQPLEVQSGEKPLSADETLDESIYNPRSWTRDTVPGLFEGAIETRFTDISSTLPRVRLEPNTCVTLGHARRNLTRSCLLTEGLGLMALRLGRDYQQYLLKTLCLLLERVGSRYPPLRSSGLIALQQVAAATEASDVTDLIGRNADYFTSQVTGRLKKAWNTQSALQILSVVMEYSDVTILDYLYGIVEDVLVQSCDQYYEKNLYSYLQVFLTFINCIRKWFLIQDTVKRKESHGLEIDVLKDVIEFANNKEEVERLLNTKEFEEETGRSVEEMYQEDLQRKEEDLLDYDDTVTQEAVPLPQHVRVTITILKRCVHFVSYKSRDEALVAMEALWRGLELLRGHDDELLPLVHALWEPLAARLQAEPVLARAALRVLALVADLAGDFVRERVVKDVLPRVCSVLRSCSRRSVLADAGSSYRLTASYSLQRSALEALGPLAANVGLRGIALLDALKAGALYLHKNQPKPLQLLAVKFFKDMLEYDYGSSWQFLRRLANNKQPLTPPANRFLHLEPVVGSPYECTDPHYDNNIKLIFYVHK from the exons ATGCAAAACCTGGAACAGTTACACAAAATGAACGCACACTTGAAAGAGGCATTTACACGCATAAAGCCAATATGCGACATGGTGATGGTAAATCCATCGCCGGAGCATATAACAGCGTTTGCAGCACTGGTAGGAGAGCTAAAGATGGAAATAATCCAAGAGCTGCAGCAGTATATGCTGTTTCCGTTTATCACACACTTACAGTCCAAAGAAATGGA aacaaaatatgaaatgcAAGGACTGTTAATAGACAGCATGCGGGAAGTGCTACAGAGGGTGTGTGTAACCAGTTTTGAGATGTGCATGAAGATTGAAATGGGCCTTTTGAGTCTCGTGTTTGAAAAACCAAAGCCGGGAATGA TTGCGGATGTTCCCGAGGAACTCAAACTAAGTGTGATGCAGTGCTTGACGGTGTTGATGTTGCATATCGATCAGCCGACGAGGGTGAAGATGCTGGAGAACCAAGTGCCATTGTTGGCTCAAGCTGTGTTTGTGTCGGTGCACCTCGCAAAGTTAGAGAAACTAAGGAGCTTGAG GCTAGCTGCCATAACGTGTCTGTGTGCGCACACGGGCTGCCACCCTCAGCAGACGGACGCGCGTGGTCTAGTTCCAGACCCCGCTATAGAGACTGCTGTCTTAGGGCTGCTAGCATGCATCCTGCCGGGCGTGCTGGCTGCGCTGCAGGACGTTGCCATGAGTGACAACCCTGGACATGCAGTTGTTGTT GCCGCATTGAATGCAACCCATCGCGTGCTGTGCCTCACGATGCACAACAAACACTTGGCGACCAAAGAAAAAATCACGGCCGATGACTTCGTGGCCATGTTAGCCGAAAAGGCCAAGCCCTCCAATGATGTAAGCAAGg aaaGCATCAGAGATAGTCGGCTAGGTGCGATCATAGCGGCAAGAGATTATCACTCGCTAGCCGAGTTCATACGATCTGGTAGGGACCAAACGGATCCTCCCAGGAGGGAGAGAAAGATTCccaaacaaaaaaagaatagAAATCAGAATGCCAATCAAAAAAACGTTAATTACATGGAAAGGCTCGGCAGCTATGAAAGAACGCCGAATACTTCACAGAATGCAG CGAAGGCACCCCGCGATATTCCCAAGCGGACATCCGAATGGTACACGATGGCCGGGGACAAACTGGCCATAGTGATCAAGAGTCTCATACCGCTGGTCTCTCACGAACACTTCAAAGTGAGGAAGGAGCTCGCTATACTCTGCTATAGGATCATATCAGAGTGTAGTGC CACCATGCAGCCTTCTCTGCCGATGTCTTTGGATGTACTGATCTCCCTCTGCCATGACTCCTACCAGGAGGTCTCGGACTACTGTGATGCAGCACTGAAGGCGCAGTTTTCGAACCCCGAGAGAGAAACTATGGACAGTCTCTGTGAGAACTTCTTCGCCACCATCAACTGCTTGCCGAGAATTATGAACAATATTG ACGAGAACCGCAAGCTGTCCGCCCTGAACCTGATAGCCGGCTACCTCACCATCCTGTGTGACGGCGGCCGCCCCCAGCGCCTGACGAGTCTCTTGACAGCTAGCGACGGCTTCGACCGCGTGTGCGACGCGCTAATCGCTACGGCTGACATGTACACCGACCTGTCTCTCCTCGCCAGACCGGCCGGAGGCGACATCACag GGATGTCCTCGTGTGAGTTGTCCGGTCCGTGTCCCTGGCGCCGTCTCCGTCACCTGTCTCCGGCTGGAAGTCAACAGCTGCAAGGCCTGCTGGCGTCGCTGGGCGCGGCGGAGTGCGCGGAGCTACTGCTGGACAGATTTCTGGAACTCTTCCACGAGCGACGCTCCTGCGACCTCATATACATCATCAACTATCTTGGATCAG GTCCAGATTCAAACCCGGATCTAGCTCGTCGCATCATCAGCGTGTATATAACCGAGGACGTGTGGTACCAGCCGCTGGAGGTGCAGAGCGGGGAGAAGCCGCTCTCAGCGGACGAGACCCTCGACGAGAGCATTTACAACCCACGGTCCTGGACCAGGGACACCGTACCCG GTCTGTTCGAGGGCGCCATAGAGACTCGCTTCACCGACATCAGCTCGACCCTACCGCGGGTCCGCCTGGAGCCCAACACGTGCGTGACCCTGGGACACGCGCGGAGGAACCTCACCAGGAGCTGCCTCCTCACTGAGGGGCTCGGCCTCATGGCGCTGCGCCTGGGCAGGGACTACCAGCAGTACCTACTGAAGACACTGTGTCTCTTGTTGGAGAGAGTCG GCAGCCGGTACCCCCCGCTCCGCTCGTCGGGCCTGATCGCCCTGCAGCAAGTAGCCGCGGCCACCGAGGCCAGCGACGTCACAGACCTCATCGGCAGGAACGCCGACTACTTCACCAGCCAGGTCACCGGCCGGCTTAAGAAG GCCTGGAACACGCAGTCGGCCCTACAGATACTGTCAGTGGTTATGGAGTACAGTGACGTCACTATACTGGACTACTTGTACGGGATAGTGGAGGAC GTGTTAGTGCAGAGCTGCGACCAGTACTACGAGAAGAATTTGTATTCATATTTACAAGTGTTTCTGACATTCATAAACTGCATACGGAAATGGTTTCTGATCCAAGACACGGTCAAGAGGAAGGAGAGTCACGGGCTGGAGATAGACGTGCTGAAGGACGTCATAGAGTTCGCCAACAACAAGGAGGAAGTAGAGAGGTTGTTGAACACGAAGGAGTTCGAGGAGGAGACGGGCAGGAGTGTGGAGGAGATGTACCAGGAGGACCTGCAGCGGAAGGAGGAGGACCTCCTGGACTACGACGACACCGTGACGC AGGAGGCCGTACCTCTGCCACAACACGTGCGGGTCACGATCACTATACTGAAGCGCTGCGTACACTTCGTGTCGTACAAGAGTCGAGACGAGGCGCTGGTGGCGATGGAGGCGCTGTGGCGAGGCCTGGAGCTGCTGCGAGGACACGACGACGAGCTTCTGCCGCTGGTGCACGCGCTGTGGGAGCCGTTGGCCGCCCGCCTGCAGGCCGAGCCCGTGCTGGCGCGAGCGGCGCTGCGGGTGTTGGCGCTGGTGGCCGACCTGGCCGGGGACTTCGTCCGGGAGAGAGTCGTCAA GGACGTGCTCCCCCGCGTGTGTTCGGTGCTCCGCTCGTGTTCTCGCCGCAGCGTGTTGGCGGACGCGGGGTCGTCGTACCGCCTCACGGCGTCGTACTCCCTCCAGCGCTCCGCCCTCGAAGCGCTGGGTCCGCTCGCCGCTAACGTGGGGCTCCGGGGCATCGCGCTCCTCGACGCCCTGAAGGCCGGGGCGCTCTACCTTCACAAAAACCAACCCAAACCCCTACAG CTGTTGGCGGTGAAGTTCTTCAAGGACATGCTGGAGTACGACTACGGCAGCTCGTGGCAGTTCCTCCGCCGCCTCGCCAACAACAAGCAGCCGCTGACGCCGCCCGCCAACCGGTTCCTGCACCTGGAGCCCGTCGTGGGCTCGCCCTACGAGTGCACGGACCCGCACTACGACAACAACATCAAGCTCATCTTTTACGTACACAAGTGA
- the LOC116768932 gene encoding TELO2-interacting protein 1 homolog isoform X2 produces the protein MQNLEQLHKMNAHLKEAFTRIKPICDMVMVNPSPEHITAFAALVGELKMEIIQELQQYMLFPFITHLQSKEMETKYEMQGLLIDSMREVLQRVCVTSFEMCMKIEMGLLSLVFEKPKPGMIADVPEELKLSVMQCLTVLMLHIDQPTRVKMLENQVPLLAQAVFVSVHLAKLEKLRSLRLAAITCLCAHTGCHPQQTDARGLVPDPAIETAVLGLLACILPGVLAALQDVAMSDNPGHAVVVAALNATHRVLCLTMHNKHLATKEKITADDFVAMLAEKAKPSNDVSKAKAPRDIPKRTSEWYTMAGDKLAIVIKSLIPLVSHEHFKVRKELAILCYRIISECSATMQPSLPMSLDVLISLCHDSYQEVSDYCDAALKAQFSNPERETMDSLCENFFATINCLPRIMNNIDENRKLSALNLIAGYLTILCDGGRPQRLTSLLTASDGFDRVCDALIATADMYTDLSLLARPAGGDITGMSSCELSGPCPWRRLRHLSPAGSQQLQGLLASLGAAECAELLLDRFLELFHERRSCDLIYIINYLGSGPDSNPDLARRIISVYITEDVWYQPLEVQSGEKPLSADETLDESIYNPRSWTRDTVPGLFEGAIETRFTDISSTLPRVRLEPNTCVTLGHARRNLTRSCLLTEGLGLMALRLGRDYQQYLLKTLCLLLERVGSRYPPLRSSGLIALQQVAAATEASDVTDLIGRNADYFTSQVTGRLKKAWNTQSALQILSVVMEYSDVTILDYLYGIVEDVLVQSCDQYYEKNLYSYLQVFLTFINCIRKWFLIQDTVKRKESHGLEIDVLKDVIEFANNKEEVERLLNTKEFEEETGRSVEEMYQEDLQRKEEDLLDYDDTVTQEAVPLPQHVRVTITILKRCVHFVSYKSRDEALVAMEALWRGLELLRGHDDELLPLVHALWEPLAARLQAEPVLARAALRVLALVADLAGDFVRERVVKDVLPRVCSVLRSCSRRSVLADAGSSYRLTASYSLQRSALEALGPLAANVGLRGIALLDALKAGALYLHKNQPKPLQLLAVKFFKDMLEYDYGSSWQFLRRLANNKQPLTPPANRFLHLEPVVGSPYECTDPHYDNNIKLIFYVHK, from the exons ATGCAAAACCTGGAACAGTTACACAAAATGAACGCACACTTGAAAGAGGCATTTACACGCATAAAGCCAATATGCGACATGGTGATGGTAAATCCATCGCCGGAGCATATAACAGCGTTTGCAGCACTGGTAGGAGAGCTAAAGATGGAAATAATCCAAGAGCTGCAGCAGTATATGCTGTTTCCGTTTATCACACACTTACAGTCCAAAGAAATGGA aacaaaatatgaaatgcAAGGACTGTTAATAGACAGCATGCGGGAAGTGCTACAGAGGGTGTGTGTAACCAGTTTTGAGATGTGCATGAAGATTGAAATGGGCCTTTTGAGTCTCGTGTTTGAAAAACCAAAGCCGGGAATGA TTGCGGATGTTCCCGAGGAACTCAAACTAAGTGTGATGCAGTGCTTGACGGTGTTGATGTTGCATATCGATCAGCCGACGAGGGTGAAGATGCTGGAGAACCAAGTGCCATTGTTGGCTCAAGCTGTGTTTGTGTCGGTGCACCTCGCAAAGTTAGAGAAACTAAGGAGCTTGAG GCTAGCTGCCATAACGTGTCTGTGTGCGCACACGGGCTGCCACCCTCAGCAGACGGACGCGCGTGGTCTAGTTCCAGACCCCGCTATAGAGACTGCTGTCTTAGGGCTGCTAGCATGCATCCTGCCGGGCGTGCTGGCTGCGCTGCAGGACGTTGCCATGAGTGACAACCCTGGACATGCAGTTGTTGTT GCCGCATTGAATGCAACCCATCGCGTGCTGTGCCTCACGATGCACAACAAACACTTGGCGACCAAAGAAAAAATCACGGCCGATGACTTCGTGGCCATGTTAGCCGAAAAGGCCAAGCCCTCCAATGATGTAAGCAAGg CGAAGGCACCCCGCGATATTCCCAAGCGGACATCCGAATGGTACACGATGGCCGGGGACAAACTGGCCATAGTGATCAAGAGTCTCATACCGCTGGTCTCTCACGAACACTTCAAAGTGAGGAAGGAGCTCGCTATACTCTGCTATAGGATCATATCAGAGTGTAGTGC CACCATGCAGCCTTCTCTGCCGATGTCTTTGGATGTACTGATCTCCCTCTGCCATGACTCCTACCAGGAGGTCTCGGACTACTGTGATGCAGCACTGAAGGCGCAGTTTTCGAACCCCGAGAGAGAAACTATGGACAGTCTCTGTGAGAACTTCTTCGCCACCATCAACTGCTTGCCGAGAATTATGAACAATATTG ACGAGAACCGCAAGCTGTCCGCCCTGAACCTGATAGCCGGCTACCTCACCATCCTGTGTGACGGCGGCCGCCCCCAGCGCCTGACGAGTCTCTTGACAGCTAGCGACGGCTTCGACCGCGTGTGCGACGCGCTAATCGCTACGGCTGACATGTACACCGACCTGTCTCTCCTCGCCAGACCGGCCGGAGGCGACATCACag GGATGTCCTCGTGTGAGTTGTCCGGTCCGTGTCCCTGGCGCCGTCTCCGTCACCTGTCTCCGGCTGGAAGTCAACAGCTGCAAGGCCTGCTGGCGTCGCTGGGCGCGGCGGAGTGCGCGGAGCTACTGCTGGACAGATTTCTGGAACTCTTCCACGAGCGACGCTCCTGCGACCTCATATACATCATCAACTATCTTGGATCAG GTCCAGATTCAAACCCGGATCTAGCTCGTCGCATCATCAGCGTGTATATAACCGAGGACGTGTGGTACCAGCCGCTGGAGGTGCAGAGCGGGGAGAAGCCGCTCTCAGCGGACGAGACCCTCGACGAGAGCATTTACAACCCACGGTCCTGGACCAGGGACACCGTACCCG GTCTGTTCGAGGGCGCCATAGAGACTCGCTTCACCGACATCAGCTCGACCCTACCGCGGGTCCGCCTGGAGCCCAACACGTGCGTGACCCTGGGACACGCGCGGAGGAACCTCACCAGGAGCTGCCTCCTCACTGAGGGGCTCGGCCTCATGGCGCTGCGCCTGGGCAGGGACTACCAGCAGTACCTACTGAAGACACTGTGTCTCTTGTTGGAGAGAGTCG GCAGCCGGTACCCCCCGCTCCGCTCGTCGGGCCTGATCGCCCTGCAGCAAGTAGCCGCGGCCACCGAGGCCAGCGACGTCACAGACCTCATCGGCAGGAACGCCGACTACTTCACCAGCCAGGTCACCGGCCGGCTTAAGAAG GCCTGGAACACGCAGTCGGCCCTACAGATACTGTCAGTGGTTATGGAGTACAGTGACGTCACTATACTGGACTACTTGTACGGGATAGTGGAGGAC GTGTTAGTGCAGAGCTGCGACCAGTACTACGAGAAGAATTTGTATTCATATTTACAAGTGTTTCTGACATTCATAAACTGCATACGGAAATGGTTTCTGATCCAAGACACGGTCAAGAGGAAGGAGAGTCACGGGCTGGAGATAGACGTGCTGAAGGACGTCATAGAGTTCGCCAACAACAAGGAGGAAGTAGAGAGGTTGTTGAACACGAAGGAGTTCGAGGAGGAGACGGGCAGGAGTGTGGAGGAGATGTACCAGGAGGACCTGCAGCGGAAGGAGGAGGACCTCCTGGACTACGACGACACCGTGACGC AGGAGGCCGTACCTCTGCCACAACACGTGCGGGTCACGATCACTATACTGAAGCGCTGCGTACACTTCGTGTCGTACAAGAGTCGAGACGAGGCGCTGGTGGCGATGGAGGCGCTGTGGCGAGGCCTGGAGCTGCTGCGAGGACACGACGACGAGCTTCTGCCGCTGGTGCACGCGCTGTGGGAGCCGTTGGCCGCCCGCCTGCAGGCCGAGCCCGTGCTGGCGCGAGCGGCGCTGCGGGTGTTGGCGCTGGTGGCCGACCTGGCCGGGGACTTCGTCCGGGAGAGAGTCGTCAA GGACGTGCTCCCCCGCGTGTGTTCGGTGCTCCGCTCGTGTTCTCGCCGCAGCGTGTTGGCGGACGCGGGGTCGTCGTACCGCCTCACGGCGTCGTACTCCCTCCAGCGCTCCGCCCTCGAAGCGCTGGGTCCGCTCGCCGCTAACGTGGGGCTCCGGGGCATCGCGCTCCTCGACGCCCTGAAGGCCGGGGCGCTCTACCTTCACAAAAACCAACCCAAACCCCTACAG CTGTTGGCGGTGAAGTTCTTCAAGGACATGCTGGAGTACGACTACGGCAGCTCGTGGCAGTTCCTCCGCCGCCTCGCCAACAACAAGCAGCCGCTGACGCCGCCCGCCAACCGGTTCCTGCACCTGGAGCCCGTCGTGGGCTCGCCCTACGAGTGCACGGACCCGCACTACGACAACAACATCAAGCTCATCTTTTACGTACACAAGTGA
- the LOC116769149 gene encoding uncharacterized protein LOC116769149, giving the protein MDCCARGSLPLAAMPACAPEYRLLRSATEHSFAPRVKRCSHQPPFTALRRSFSSTFSLIPEERAVPPENTPPLQRFFQIVTWIPRQFLRPVFFMFNLIAHPAWKQILVVLPTLWIAASLFIFWKCVQCPIGVLKMIGNAISRNTEKPRTVLISGGSTVQALHLARNFHSAGARVIAFEIEGQFALLKYSAAVHRFYTVPRPNPADPLAYARAVKEIVERESAVFYIPVSSTTPAYYDALAKPHLEVLGCQCFVPCARDVVTLDDPLELMRVCRAAGLATPLFWVVTSEEDVRLWYDSGASKEGRHFIASAGARGARDRLRFVMPEEKAQFRFPREISAEKPWVIVREPKGERVVTCTTLKESRAVNNVTCRVDSSKKGLVPQRDEEADAWVQRFISCLSPSRPMTGHVSFRLVREESGANSHANRMVAIGARVGVSLPYLCQGSKRCGHTATVGKLLNTVLDTREALFAYWDPLPYCAYYQSRSPDERRPPPPEPCKTPPNVPL; this is encoded by the coding sequence ATGGATTGTTGCGCGCGCGGCAGTCTGCCCCTCGCCGCCATGCCGGCTTGCGCGCCCGAGTACCGCCTTCTGCGATCAGCGACCGAGCACTCCTTCGCCCCGCGAGTCAAGAGATGCTCCCACCAGCCCCCCTTCACCGCTCTCAGGCGATCCTTCTCATCAACTTTCTCTCTAATACCAGAGGAACGTGCCGTGCCACCTGAGAATACGCCTCCGCTTCAACGGTTCTTTCAAATCGTCACCTGGATTCCCCGTCAATTTCTCCGGCCAGTTTTCTTCATGTTCAACCTGATAGCACACCCCGCTTGGAAACAAATACTGGTAGTGCTGCCCACCTTATGGATCGCGGCAtcactgtttatattttggaaaTGTGTTCAGTGTCCCATCGGTGTTTTGAAAATGATTGGAAACGCTATCTCGAGAAATACAGAGAAGCCGCGTACTGTGCTCATAAGTGGAGGGAGCACGGTGCAAGCCCTTCATCTAGCTAGAAACTTTCACTCTGCCGGTGCCAGAGTGATCGCTTTCGAAATTGAAGGGCAATTTGCGTTACTGAAGTACTCGGCGGCCGTTCACAGGTTCTATACAGTACCACGACCCAACCCAGCAGACCCGTTGGCATACGCTCGAGCAGTAAAAGAGATCGTTGAGAGAGAATCCGCTGTGTTCTATATTCCAGTGAGTTCAACGACACCGGCATACTACGATGCACTAGCAAAGCCTCATTTGGAAGTGTTAGGCTGTCAATGTTTCGTGCCCTGCGCTCGAGATGTAGTCACCTTGGACGATCCTTTGGAATTGATGCGAGTGTGCCGTGCCGCTGGTCTTGCCACGCCGCTCTTCTGGGTCGTAACGAGTGAGGAAGACGTGCGTTTGTGGTACGACAGTGGAGCTTCAAAGGAAGGAAGGCACTTTATTGCTAGCGCTGGCGCCCGAGGTGCTAGAGACAGGTTACGATTCGTAATGCCAGAAGAAAAAGCACAGTTCAGATTTCCGCGAGAAATTAGTGCTGAGAAGCCGTGGGTGATTGTAAGGGAACCGAAGGGAGAGAGAGTTGTGACTTGTACAACTTTAAAAGAATCTCGTGCGGTGAATAACGTGACCTGTCGCGTTGATTCTTCAAAGAAAGGCCTCGTTCCGCAAAGAGACGAGGAAGCTGACGCGTGGGTTCAAAGATTCATTTCATGTTTGTCGCCATCGCGTCCGATGACTGGGCATGTGTCATTTAGATTGGTTCGAGAAGAAAGTGGCGCGAACAGTCACGCAAACAGGATGGTGGCGATAGGAGCTCGGGTCGGGGTGTCTCTGCCGTACCTCTGTCAAGGATCTAAACGGTGCGGTCATACAGCGACTGTTGGAAAGTTATTGAATACCGTGCTAGATACACGCGAAGCGCTTTTCGCTTATTGGGATCCACTGCCCTATTGCGCGTATTATCAGTCCCGTTCGCCGGACGAAAGGCGACCGCCGCCGCCGGAGCCCTGCAAGACTCCTCCCAATGTTCCTCTTTGA
- the LOC116769113 gene encoding uncharacterized protein LOC116769113 — MFTLGGQRVLHKCLKILRLSFVDFSSLPDIKKLNLVRTVEKTIDTNTNIFIESPIHVKVTPIDVNDLNAHNKLTMTLYSQGKDINDFQVKQTSKRLELLNQNTSPDKNDVCIIQVPYKVNVQVTTIDTASVQLSKLEASEFVVKTQKGSVNVADIKADKIEVESGSGEVKTEGSLQASQIEIKTGLEGDIKCNNIMANSFTVVSHAGHISVKSCYSDKSHFTTLMGNIKLDHLHRTVKIDVIQKGNLSITGFAGNLQATLKSGDVFMHASQLTEKSSIFIHEKGKVELLIPKILHNLPSTNLIAEQIKVDEKILKLGRFMDDSHPKRFRYEKEPQNELHIVCKNGKIELKETDLPFII; from the coding sequence ATGTTCACTTTAGGGGGTCAACGGGTCTTACATAAGTGCCTCAAGATTTTGAGGTTATCGTTTGTCGACTTTAGTAGTCTCCCTGATATAAAGAAGTTAAATCTAGTAAGAACTGTCGAAAAGACGATAGACACTaacactaatatatttatagagagCCCGATTCATGTTAAAGTGACGCCAATTGATGTCAATGATTTAAACGCACACAACAAATTGACCATGACTCTGTACAGTCAGGGGAAAGATATCAATGATTTCCAAGTTAAACAGACCTCGAAGCGGCTGGAGCTACTGAACCAAAATACTTCTCCGGATAAGAATGATGTGTGCATTATACAGGTCCCTTATAAAGTTAATGTACAGGTCACCACTATAGATACAGCATCTGTGCAACTATCAAAGCTAGAAGCATCAGAGTTTGTCGTCAAAACGCAAAAAGGATCAGTAAATGTCGCTGATATAAAAGCTGATAAAATTGAAGTCGAAAGTGGGTCTGGTGAAGTTAAAACCGAAGGCAGTTTGCAGGCGAGccaaatagaaattaaaacagGTCTAGAGGGGGATATAAAGTGCAATAATATAATGGCGAATTCATTTACTGTTGTGTCACACGCTGGACACATCTCGGTCAAGTCATGTTATAGTGACAAATCACACTTCACAACTCTAATGGGCAACATTAAGTTGGACCACCTTCATAGAACTGTGAAGATAGATGTCATCCAGAAAGGAAATTTGAGCATCACCGGATTTGCTGGTAATCTTCAAGCAACACTCAAGAGTGGCGATGTTTTCATGCATGCATCTCAATTGACTGAGAAAAGTAGTATTTTCATACATGAAAAAGGAAAGGTGGAACTGTTAATACCGAAAATTTTGCACAATTTGCCATCGACAAATTTAATAGCAGAACAAATTAAAGTGGATGAGAAGATTCTGAAGCTCGGTAGATTTATGGATGATTCACATCCAAAGAGGTTTAGATATGAGAAGGAACCCCAGAACGAGTTACACATAGTTTGTAAGAATggtaaaattgaattaaaagaaacagATCTCCCTttcattatatga